Proteins co-encoded in one Sebastes fasciatus isolate fSebFas1 chromosome 11, fSebFas1.pri, whole genome shotgun sequence genomic window:
- the LOC141776669 gene encoding uncharacterized protein LOC141776669 isoform X1: MEGPLPLSSLRLLVPPLRVMTAVMWKVVRLRNIMHYGKVEEFVSLVTEAVPDILTDRQMRLLTLGLRAKMTLQMLSSEQSEDLRGVKTRLNSLLPSSSKQVHPGNEALEANFVRLVQRLLEDPKGREHFLKNVFPVEYGHDFDTALETLVCEFFTRLEELLFIPDFKQTAVWIRDTPSVLEEYMQCVSKADDLKVLLRSKAHCGKIPMMDTNVPSPSEQRLLTSLSLPPSLRETNTKDVESNTQTFQNQRESEGISPQDAGDMGIQNARWPSEEESNILDSSNAEQTTGGKCSDSVPDVHVVEEYDDGASDTCRAPSTSTESPVLSSSIIGPQRQRVAHKCTQCGKCYIYRYELLEHQRLHTGENPYKCSQCGKAFRRSSDMSSHRRTQCTKAAYVCIKCGNSFQSVQDKLRHQCVHSVGLKFDCSQCGKSFKKMHLLGKHELTHTQNRIFTCRQCGKVFPSMTELRSHQKIHPPELTNQCKQCGKFFRSAACLTAHELRHRQQRTQICVHCGKAFKNKHDLNLHMRSHTGERPFQCTYCGKRFSVSGNLNIHIRIHTGEKPYLCSDCGKGFVSAGELQIHRRTHTGERPYKCTVCGRGFTMASKVTLHMRVHTGERPYICSECGKGFSRGSELKKHTMKHTGVRPHACQLCAKTYTCLNHLKRHLKTHSVMQNQTV; this comes from the exons ATGG AGGGTCCTCTGCCCCTGTCCTCGCTGAGGCTCCTGGTTCCACCTCTGCGGGTGATGACGGCGGTGATGTGGAAGGTGGTTCGTCTCAGGAACATCATGCATTATGGGAAAGTGGAGGAGTTTGTGTCCTTGGTAACTGAAGCTGTCCCTGACAtcttgacagacagacagatgagacTGCTCACTCTGGGCTTAAGAGCAAAG ATGACGTTACAGATGTTAAGTTCTGAACAGTCAGAGGATCTCAGAGGTGTTAAAACACGTTTGAACAGCCTCCTGCCATCTAGCTCAAAACAG GTTCATCCAGGAAATGAAGCTCTTGAAGCCAACTTTGTCAGGCTTGTTCAAAGACTCCTGGAGGACCCAAAAGGGAGAGAGCACTTCCTCAAG AATGTGTTTCCTGTGGAGTACGGGCATGACTTTGATACGGCTCTGGAGACACTGGTTTGTGAGTTCTTCACCAGACTGGAAGAGTTGCTGTTCATACCAGACTTTAAGCAG ACTGCAGTGTGGATCAGGGATACACCCTCTGTGTTAGAAGAGTACATGCAGTGTGTATCCAAAGCAGATGACCTTAAAGTACTGCTCAGAAGTAAAGCCCACTGTGGTAAAATACCAATGATGGATACCAATG TGCCCTCTCCCTCAGAGCAGCGGCTCTTAACATCATTatctctccctccttcacttAGAGAAACCAACACCAAAGATGTAGAAtctaacacacaaacatttcaaaACCAAAGAGAATCTGAGGGGATTTCTCCCCAGGACGCAGGAGATATGGGGATACAGAATGCAAGATGGCCATCTGAGGAGGAATCAAACATTTTGGACAGCAGCAATGCAGAACAAACAACAGGAGGGAAATGCAGTGACAGCGTTCCTGATGTTCACGTTGTGGAGGAGTATGATGACGGAGCTTCAGACACCTGCCGAGCTCCCTCTACATCTACTGAGAGTCCTGTATTGTCCAGCTCCATAATAGGCCCTCAACGGCAGAGAGTTGCACACAAATGCACTCAGTGTGGAAAGTGCTACATTTACCGATATGAACTGCTGGAGCATCAGAGGCTGCACACTGGAGAAAACCCTTACAAGTGCTCTCAGTGCGGAAAGGCCTTTAGGAGGAGCTCTGACATGTCATCTCACAGGCGGACACAGTGCACAAAAGCAGCTTATGTTTGCATAAAATGCGGGAATAGCTTTCAATCAGTACAGGACAAATTAAGACACCAgtgtgttcatagtgttggtttGAAGTTTGACTGTTCTCAGTGCGGAAAAAGCTTTAAGAAAATGCACTTGCTGGGTAAGCATGAGCTGACTCACACCCAAAACCGCATCTTCACGTGCAGACAGTGTGGAAAAGTGTTCCCCAGTATGACTGAGCTGAGATCCCACCAGAAGATTCATCCTCCCGAGCTGACCAATCAGTGCAAGCAGTGTGGGAAATTTTTCCGCTCTGCTGCCTGTTTGACAGCCCACGAGCTGCGTCACAGGCAACAGAGAACACAGATCTGTGTTCATTGTGGCAAAGCTTTCAAGAACAAACATGACCTGAATCTTCACATGCGCAGTCACACAGGCGAGAGGCCGTTTCAGTGCACATACTGTGGGAAACGTTTCTCTGTGTCAGGAAACCTGAACATACACATAAGGatccacactggagagaaaccgtatcTGTGCTCTGACTGCGGCAAAGGTTTTGTTTCAGCCGGCGAGCTGCAGATACACAGACGCACGCACACAGGGGAAAGGCCATACAAGTGCACTGTATGTGGGAGGGGATTCACCATGGCGAGCAAAGTGACACTTCATATGCGCGTTCACACCGGAGAGCGCCCTTACATCTGTTCTGAATGTGGGAAAGGTTTTTCACGTGGCAGCGAATTGAAAAAACATACCATGAAGCATACAGGGGTGCGACCCCACGCTTGTCAGCTGTGTGCAAAGACTTACACATGCCTCAATCACCTGAAGAGACACTTGAAAACTCACAGCGTAATGCAAAACCAGACTGTCTAA
- the LOC141776669 gene encoding uncharacterized protein LOC141776669 isoform X2, translating to MTAVMWKVVRLRNIMHYGKVEEFVSLVTEAVPDILTDRQMRLLTLGLRAKMTLQMLSSEQSEDLRGVKTRLNSLLPSSSKQVHPGNEALEANFVRLVQRLLEDPKGREHFLKNVFPVEYGHDFDTALETLVCEFFTRLEELLFIPDFKQTAVWIRDTPSVLEEYMQCVSKADDLKVLLRSKAHCGKIPMMDTNVPSPSEQRLLTSLSLPPSLRETNTKDVESNTQTFQNQRESEGISPQDAGDMGIQNARWPSEEESNILDSSNAEQTTGGKCSDSVPDVHVVEEYDDGASDTCRAPSTSTESPVLSSSIIGPQRQRVAHKCTQCGKCYIYRYELLEHQRLHTGENPYKCSQCGKAFRRSSDMSSHRRTQCTKAAYVCIKCGNSFQSVQDKLRHQCVHSVGLKFDCSQCGKSFKKMHLLGKHELTHTQNRIFTCRQCGKVFPSMTELRSHQKIHPPELTNQCKQCGKFFRSAACLTAHELRHRQQRTQICVHCGKAFKNKHDLNLHMRSHTGERPFQCTYCGKRFSVSGNLNIHIRIHTGEKPYLCSDCGKGFVSAGELQIHRRTHTGERPYKCTVCGRGFTMASKVTLHMRVHTGERPYICSECGKGFSRGSELKKHTMKHTGVRPHACQLCAKTYTCLNHLKRHLKTHSVMQNQTV from the exons ATGACGGCGGTGATGTGGAAGGTGGTTCGTCTCAGGAACATCATGCATTATGGGAAAGTGGAGGAGTTTGTGTCCTTGGTAACTGAAGCTGTCCCTGACAtcttgacagacagacagatgagacTGCTCACTCTGGGCTTAAGAGCAAAG ATGACGTTACAGATGTTAAGTTCTGAACAGTCAGAGGATCTCAGAGGTGTTAAAACACGTTTGAACAGCCTCCTGCCATCTAGCTCAAAACAG GTTCATCCAGGAAATGAAGCTCTTGAAGCCAACTTTGTCAGGCTTGTTCAAAGACTCCTGGAGGACCCAAAAGGGAGAGAGCACTTCCTCAAG AATGTGTTTCCTGTGGAGTACGGGCATGACTTTGATACGGCTCTGGAGACACTGGTTTGTGAGTTCTTCACCAGACTGGAAGAGTTGCTGTTCATACCAGACTTTAAGCAG ACTGCAGTGTGGATCAGGGATACACCCTCTGTGTTAGAAGAGTACATGCAGTGTGTATCCAAAGCAGATGACCTTAAAGTACTGCTCAGAAGTAAAGCCCACTGTGGTAAAATACCAATGATGGATACCAATG TGCCCTCTCCCTCAGAGCAGCGGCTCTTAACATCATTatctctccctccttcacttAGAGAAACCAACACCAAAGATGTAGAAtctaacacacaaacatttcaaaACCAAAGAGAATCTGAGGGGATTTCTCCCCAGGACGCAGGAGATATGGGGATACAGAATGCAAGATGGCCATCTGAGGAGGAATCAAACATTTTGGACAGCAGCAATGCAGAACAAACAACAGGAGGGAAATGCAGTGACAGCGTTCCTGATGTTCACGTTGTGGAGGAGTATGATGACGGAGCTTCAGACACCTGCCGAGCTCCCTCTACATCTACTGAGAGTCCTGTATTGTCCAGCTCCATAATAGGCCCTCAACGGCAGAGAGTTGCACACAAATGCACTCAGTGTGGAAAGTGCTACATTTACCGATATGAACTGCTGGAGCATCAGAGGCTGCACACTGGAGAAAACCCTTACAAGTGCTCTCAGTGCGGAAAGGCCTTTAGGAGGAGCTCTGACATGTCATCTCACAGGCGGACACAGTGCACAAAAGCAGCTTATGTTTGCATAAAATGCGGGAATAGCTTTCAATCAGTACAGGACAAATTAAGACACCAgtgtgttcatagtgttggtttGAAGTTTGACTGTTCTCAGTGCGGAAAAAGCTTTAAGAAAATGCACTTGCTGGGTAAGCATGAGCTGACTCACACCCAAAACCGCATCTTCACGTGCAGACAGTGTGGAAAAGTGTTCCCCAGTATGACTGAGCTGAGATCCCACCAGAAGATTCATCCTCCCGAGCTGACCAATCAGTGCAAGCAGTGTGGGAAATTTTTCCGCTCTGCTGCCTGTTTGACAGCCCACGAGCTGCGTCACAGGCAACAGAGAACACAGATCTGTGTTCATTGTGGCAAAGCTTTCAAGAACAAACATGACCTGAATCTTCACATGCGCAGTCACACAGGCGAGAGGCCGTTTCAGTGCACATACTGTGGGAAACGTTTCTCTGTGTCAGGAAACCTGAACATACACATAAGGatccacactggagagaaaccgtatcTGTGCTCTGACTGCGGCAAAGGTTTTGTTTCAGCCGGCGAGCTGCAGATACACAGACGCACGCACACAGGGGAAAGGCCATACAAGTGCACTGTATGTGGGAGGGGATTCACCATGGCGAGCAAAGTGACACTTCATATGCGCGTTCACACCGGAGAGCGCCCTTACATCTGTTCTGAATGTGGGAAAGGTTTTTCACGTGGCAGCGAATTGAAAAAACATACCATGAAGCATACAGGGGTGCGACCCCACGCTTGTCAGCTGTGTGCAAAGACTTACACATGCCTCAATCACCTGAAGAGACACTTGAAAACTCACAGCGTAATGCAAAACCAGACTGTCTAA